In one Spirosoma rigui genomic region, the following are encoded:
- a CDS encoding sugar phosphate isomerase/epimerase family protein produces the protein MNISRKQFLKTSALALTLPMLSKVDVFAKPIKNVGLQLYTLRNELAKDVEGTLKRVAEIGYKEVETFGYGNGKFFGKTPAEFKALLTSLGLTTPSGHYMPNNLKKDWNVAVDHAAETGQKYMMCAFLFPNDRKTLDDYKKLCDTFNEAGQVCQKAGIQFGYHNHDFEFETLDGQEPYQVLLAGTDPKLVKMELDLYWASHAGKDPVALFKQNPGRFPLVHLKDMAKTEKREFAEVGMGSIDFQRILDARKVAGIEHFFVEQDAVTHGTPLEAIAVSYKNVEKLRV, from the coding sequence ATGAATATCTCCCGCAAGCAATTTTTGAAGACCAGTGCCCTGGCGCTCACACTGCCGATGCTGAGTAAAGTAGACGTTTTTGCCAAACCCATCAAAAACGTTGGTCTTCAGTTATACACCCTCCGCAACGAGCTGGCCAAAGACGTAGAAGGCACCCTGAAGCGCGTAGCCGAGATTGGTTATAAAGAAGTAGAGACGTTTGGCTATGGCAATGGCAAGTTCTTTGGTAAGACGCCCGCCGAATTCAAAGCGCTGCTCACCAGCCTGGGTCTCACAACACCCAGTGGCCATTACATGCCCAATAACCTGAAAAAGGACTGGAACGTAGCCGTTGATCACGCAGCCGAGACGGGCCAGAAGTACATGATGTGCGCCTTCCTGTTTCCAAACGACCGCAAGACACTCGACGATTACAAAAAGCTGTGCGATACCTTTAACGAAGCGGGGCAGGTCTGCCAGAAAGCCGGTATTCAGTTCGGGTATCACAACCACGACTTTGAGTTCGAGACCCTTGATGGACAGGAGCCCTATCAGGTTTTACTCGCCGGAACGGATCCGAAGCTGGTAAAAATGGAACTGGACCTGTACTGGGCCAGTCATGCCGGTAAAGATCCGGTAGCCCTGTTCAAGCAGAATCCCGGTCGGTTCCCGCTCGTTCACCTGAAAGACATGGCCAAAACGGAGAAGCGCGAGTTTGCCGAAGTCGGCATGGGTTCGATCGATTTTCAGCGAATTCTCGACGCCCGTAAAGTGGCCGGCATCGAGCACTTTTTCGTTGAGCAGGATGCCGTTACACACGGCACACCGCTGGAAGCCATTGCGGTCAGCTACAAAAACGTAGAGAAACTGCGGGTTTAA
- a CDS encoding TIGR04283 family arsenosugar biosynthesis glycosyltransferase: protein MSSISIIIPTLNEERDLPRTLRLLQRLTPQPLEVIIVDGGSTDRTCQFADALRPCFRSLQIIGCAEAGRARQMNAGAAQATGDILCFLHADTALPDDALLVIQHTLNDPKTAAGGFISLMRGPSTTRWVTSFHNYIKTYYAPLLFRPRLFFRGARLLFGDQVIFCRRGQFEAVGGYDSRMPIMEEADLLIRLVPFGRVRQVNRVVESSDRRVAAWGFWKANRIYLAIGMLWGLGYPPEKLKRWFEDVR, encoded by the coding sequence ATGTCCAGCATTTCCATTATCATTCCTACCCTCAACGAAGAACGGGACCTTCCCCGCACCCTCCGGCTGCTCCAGCGGTTAACGCCCCAACCCCTCGAAGTCATCATCGTTGACGGAGGCAGCACCGACCGGACCTGCCAGTTTGCCGATGCCCTGCGCCCCTGTTTCCGGTCCCTGCAGATCATTGGCTGCGCGGAGGCTGGTCGCGCCCGGCAGATGAACGCAGGTGCGGCCCAGGCCACGGGTGATATTTTGTGCTTTCTCCACGCCGATACGGCCCTGCCCGACGATGCCCTGCTTGTGATCCAGCACACACTCAACGATCCCAAAACGGCCGCCGGGGGCTTTATTTCGCTTATGCGCGGCCCATCGACGACGCGTTGGGTTACCTCATTTCACAACTATATCAAGACGTACTACGCCCCCCTCCTGTTCCGGCCCCGCCTGTTTTTCCGGGGGGCACGGCTGCTCTTTGGCGACCAGGTTATCTTCTGCCGGCGCGGCCAGTTCGAAGCCGTGGGCGGTTACGACAGCCGTATGCCCATCATGGAAGAAGCCGATCTGCTCATCAGGCTGGTGCCGTTCGGCCGCGTCCGGCAGGTGAACCGGGTGGTTGAGTCGTCAGACCGGCGGGTAGCAGCCTGGGGATTCTGGAAAGCCAATCGCATTTACCTGGCCATTGGTATGCTCTGGGGCCTGGGCTACCCGCCCGAAAAACTAAAACGCTGGTTCGAGGATGTTCGCTAA
- a CDS encoding hydroxymethylglutaryl-CoA reductase produces the protein MFRFFPNVLLRQLYTRNSLRNTPDGFSFLLKNRLADARFTGLERARVDGRDIPADGCMLEPDGQEAVPLTAVSISRPLAFPLRRSVRVWVSGQPLTLGKHRLEFTLHTQPFGTITLTVEDELQVDTPMDGNRRQPAIPRDAVDDYSADAVAKRRQFMTDYTRTTPRHLPQNSFDPAEVRGKCESFVGVAQVPIGLAGPLHVKGEYAQGEYLIPMATTEGTLVASYNRGIKLINLSGGVLCTVQDDAMQRAPVFQFTDARRARDFVRWIENHQRELAAEAESTSRYAKLRYVDTYLNGRFAFLRFGYGTGDAAGQNMVSKATLAACTYILQAYPAESADVIEHFFLESNMATDKKPSQLNILRTRGRRVTAEVHIPRELLIRELQVEPEQLVRHARIGDVGARLAGTNNNGLHSVNGLAALFIATGQDVACLAESSAAITYSDVTPEGDLYGSVTLPSLVVGTVGGGTGLPTQRECLELMDCYGEGNVNKLAEIMAGVIAAGELSLAAAISSLDWVSSHDATRP, from the coding sequence GTGTTTCGTTTCTTTCCCAATGTTCTGCTCCGGCAGCTTTATACCCGTAACAGTCTGCGTAATACCCCCGACGGTTTTTCATTCCTCCTGAAAAACCGGCTGGCCGACGCCCGGTTCACGGGGCTGGAACGCGCCAGGGTCGACGGGCGGGACATACCCGCCGATGGCTGTATGCTGGAACCCGATGGTCAGGAAGCCGTGCCGCTGACAGCGGTATCGATAAGTCGGCCGCTGGCTTTCCCGTTGCGCCGGTCAGTGCGGGTGTGGGTGTCGGGTCAGCCGCTGACGCTGGGTAAACACCGGCTGGAGTTTACGCTTCACACCCAGCCATTCGGGACCATCACGCTGACGGTTGAGGATGAGCTACAGGTAGATACCCCGATGGACGGGAATCGGCGGCAGCCGGCTATCCCCCGTGATGCGGTGGACGACTATTCGGCCGATGCGGTCGCCAAACGCCGGCAGTTCATGACCGATTACACCCGAACGACACCCCGGCACCTCCCGCAGAACTCGTTCGACCCGGCCGAGGTGCGGGGGAAGTGCGAAAGTTTTGTGGGAGTTGCGCAGGTACCCATCGGGCTGGCCGGACCTCTGCATGTTAAAGGGGAGTATGCTCAGGGCGAGTATCTGATTCCAATGGCCACCACGGAAGGAACCCTGGTGGCCAGTTACAACCGGGGGATCAAGCTCATCAATTTAAGCGGGGGCGTATTGTGCACGGTGCAGGACGACGCCATGCAGCGTGCGCCGGTCTTTCAGTTCACCGATGCCCGGCGTGCCCGTGACTTCGTACGCTGGATTGAAAATCACCAGCGTGAACTGGCCGCCGAAGCCGAATCGACATCGCGCTATGCCAAACTTCGCTACGTGGACACCTACCTGAACGGACGCTTCGCTTTTTTACGGTTCGGCTACGGAACGGGCGATGCCGCGGGGCAGAACATGGTGAGCAAAGCAACACTGGCCGCCTGTACCTACATCCTGCAGGCGTATCCGGCTGAGTCGGCGGACGTGATCGAGCATTTTTTTCTGGAGTCGAACATGGCAACCGATAAAAAGCCGTCGCAGCTCAATATCCTCCGTACCCGGGGCCGGCGGGTAACGGCCGAGGTGCACATCCCGCGCGAACTGCTGATTCGGGAGCTGCAGGTGGAGCCCGAGCAACTGGTACGGCACGCCCGGATTGGTGACGTAGGCGCCCGACTGGCGGGAACCAACAACAATGGCCTGCATTCGGTCAATGGGCTGGCTGCGCTGTTCATCGCTACGGGACAGGACGTGGCCTGCCTGGCCGAATCGTCGGCGGCAATCACATATTCCGACGTCACGCCCGAAGGAGATCTGTACGGCTCGGTTACGCTGCCCTCGCTGGTAGTCGGTACGGTTGGGGGCGGCACGGGTCTGCCCACCCAGCGTGAATGCCTGGAGCTGATGGATTGCTACGGCGAGGGGAACGTGAATAAACTGGCCGAGATCATGGCCGGGGTCATTGCCGCCGGAGAGCTGTCGCTGGCAGCGGCTATTTCGTCGCTCGACTGGGTATCGAGCCACGATGCTACCCGGCCATGA
- a CDS encoding DEAD/DEAH box helicase has translation MQFSDLSLIDPILKALAEEGYTSPTPIQEQAIPILLNRRDLLGCAQTGTGKTAAFAIPILQLLDEERSKSTGGPRRIKTLILTPTRELAIQIDESFKAYGRHLNLRSTVIFGGVSQHAQVNTLKAGVDVLIATPGRLLDLMNQGFINLRDVQFFVLDEADRMLDMGFIHDVKKVIAKLPTRRQTLFFSATMPPDVAKLADTILSNPAKVEVTPVSSTADTIEQAMYFVGKEDKRKLLAHILDDKSVKSALVFARTKHGADKVVKDLLRTGFKAEAIHGNKSQNARQRALSNFKSGETRVLVATDIAARGIDVDELSHVINYELPNIPETYVHRIGRTGRAGHDGIALSFCDEEETEYLRDIHKLIGKRVPVITDHPYVLNISASTISKSTPTARQGRNNGNRNSNGRQVKAGASGNGGQRSDSRPSGQSAGGFRREGSSQSRPAGSGSGRPDSRNNGPRPSRGTGNSRFTNTGSDSGNY, from the coding sequence ATGCAATTTTCCGATCTATCACTGATTGACCCCATCCTGAAGGCCCTTGCCGAAGAAGGATACACCTCACCGACCCCTATTCAGGAACAAGCCATACCGATTCTGCTGAATCGCCGGGACTTGCTGGGTTGCGCCCAGACCGGTACCGGCAAAACAGCCGCCTTTGCTATTCCCATTCTGCAACTGCTGGACGAAGAGCGTAGCAAAAGTACCGGTGGTCCCCGGCGCATTAAAACGCTTATTCTGACTCCTACCCGCGAGCTGGCCATCCAGATCGACGAGAGCTTCAAGGCTTACGGCCGTCACCTTAACCTGCGCAGCACCGTTATTTTCGGTGGTGTTTCGCAGCACGCACAGGTGAACACGCTCAAAGCGGGTGTCGACGTGCTGATTGCCACCCCGGGCCGGTTGCTCGACCTGATGAACCAGGGATTTATCAATCTGCGCGACGTGCAGTTCTTCGTCCTTGACGAAGCCGACCGGATGCTCGACATGGGCTTTATCCATGACGTGAAAAAGGTAATCGCTAAGTTACCCACCCGCCGGCAAACCCTGTTTTTCTCGGCTACGATGCCACCCGATGTGGCTAAGCTGGCCGATACGATCCTGAGCAATCCCGCAAAAGTTGAGGTGACCCCCGTCTCATCAACCGCCGATACCATTGAACAGGCGATGTATTTTGTGGGCAAAGAAGACAAGCGTAAGCTGCTAGCGCATATCCTGGATGATAAAAGCGTTAAATCGGCGCTGGTTTTTGCCCGCACCAAGCACGGTGCGGATAAAGTGGTGAAAGATCTGCTCCGGACCGGTTTTAAAGCCGAAGCCATTCACGGCAACAAATCGCAGAACGCGCGCCAGCGGGCTCTGTCCAACTTTAAAAGTGGTGAAACCCGCGTACTGGTCGCAACGGATATTGCCGCTCGTGGTATCGACGTCGATGAACTGTCGCACGTGATCAACTACGAACTGCCCAACATTCCCGAAACCTACGTTCACCGGATTGGCCGGACCGGCCGGGCGGGTCACGATGGTATCGCCCTATCGTTCTGCGACGAAGAGGAAACCGAATACCTGCGTGATATTCACAAACTGATTGGCAAACGCGTACCGGTCATCACCGACCATCCGTACGTACTGAACATTTCGGCATCGACGATCTCAAAATCGACGCCCACGGCGCGACAGGGTCGTAACAACGGCAACCGTAACAGCAATGGCCGCCAGGTAAAAGCGGGCGCGTCGGGCAACGGTGGTCAGCGCAGCGACAGCCGGCCATCGGGTCAGTCGGCGGGCGGTTTCCGGCGCGAAGGCAGCAGCCAGAGTCGCCCGGCCGGTAGCGGATCGGGTCGCCCCGATAGCCGCAACAACGGGCCACGGCCCAGCCGCGGTACGGGCAACAGCCGGTTCACCAACACTGGTTCTGACAGTGGCAATTACTAG
- the katG gene encoding catalase/peroxidase HPI, which translates to MENNGKPDTTTVWDVNDDSKVNTVGKCPFMNGELNKSAGGGTRNRDWWPNQLKLNILRQHSSLSDPMEQGFNYAEEFKSLDLAAVKQDITELMTASQDWWPADYGHYGPFFVRMAWHSAGTYRIGDGRGGAGAGMLRFAPLNSWPDNANLDKARLLLWPIKQKYGRKISWADLMVLTGNCALESMGFKTFGFGGGREDRWEPEEDVYWGSETKWLGDDVRYANPNERKLEQPLGASHLGLIYVNPEGPGGQPDPLGAAYDIRETFGRMAMNDEETVALIAGGHTFGKTHGAADPTKYVGSEPAGSAIEEQSLGWRNSYGNGHGADTITSGLEVTWTTTPTQWSNDYFEHLFGYEWELTKSPGGAHQWQPKDGAGAGTVPDAHDPLKRHAPTMLTTDLALRADPAYEKISRRFHENPDEFADAFARAWFKLTHRDMGPIERYLGPEVPTEELLWQDPIPAVTHELVNDQDIAALKETLLASGLTVSQLVTTAWASASTYRNSDKRGGANGGRLRLAPQKDWTVNNPAELATILETLERIQQDFNGSQSNGKQISLADLIVLGGSAGIEQAAKNAGHEVTVPFTPGRADASQEQTDVQSFDALEPSADGFRNYVDAKHKSAAEEMLIDKAQLLTLTIPQLTVLVGGMRVLNTNFDHSKHGVFTKRPEVLTNDYFVNLLDMGTTWRATSDAQTIFVGSDRRTGEPKWTGSRVDLIFGSNSELRAVAEVYGCSDSQEKFVRDFVAAWTKVMNLGRFDLA; encoded by the coding sequence ATGGAAAACAACGGAAAGCCAGATACAACAACCGTATGGGATGTTAACGATGACAGTAAGGTAAACACCGTAGGCAAGTGCCCCTTTATGAACGGGGAACTCAACAAAAGCGCGGGCGGTGGTACGCGGAACCGGGACTGGTGGCCGAACCAGCTCAAGCTGAACATTCTGCGTCAGCACTCCTCGCTGTCCGATCCTATGGAGCAGGGCTTCAACTATGCCGAAGAATTTAAGTCGCTGGATCTGGCTGCGGTAAAACAGGACATCACCGAGCTGATGACGGCATCGCAGGATTGGTGGCCAGCCGACTATGGTCACTACGGTCCTTTCTTCGTTCGGATGGCGTGGCACAGCGCCGGCACCTACCGCATCGGTGATGGACGGGGTGGCGCGGGAGCGGGCATGCTTCGTTTTGCCCCCCTTAACAGCTGGCCCGACAATGCCAACCTCGATAAAGCACGGCTGTTGCTCTGGCCAATCAAACAAAAATACGGCCGGAAGATCTCCTGGGCTGACCTGATGGTGCTGACGGGCAACTGCGCTCTGGAGTCGATGGGCTTCAAAACGTTCGGCTTTGGTGGCGGACGTGAAGACCGTTGGGAGCCCGAGGAGGATGTCTACTGGGGTTCTGAAACCAAATGGCTTGGCGACGATGTACGCTATGCCAACCCCAACGAACGCAAACTGGAGCAACCCCTCGGCGCATCGCACCTGGGCCTTATCTACGTAAACCCCGAAGGTCCGGGCGGACAGCCTGATCCGTTGGGTGCTGCCTATGACATTCGGGAAACGTTCGGCCGGATGGCCATGAACGACGAAGAAACGGTTGCCCTGATTGCCGGCGGACATACCTTCGGTAAAACCCACGGCGCAGCCGATCCAACCAAATACGTTGGTTCCGAACCCGCCGGATCAGCCATTGAAGAGCAAAGCCTGGGCTGGAGAAATTCCTACGGCAATGGCCACGGGGCCGATACCATCACCAGCGGCCTGGAGGTTACCTGGACCACCACGCCGACTCAGTGGAGCAACGACTATTTTGAGCACCTCTTTGGCTACGAATGGGAGTTGACCAAGAGTCCCGGCGGTGCCCACCAGTGGCAGCCCAAAGATGGCGCGGGTGCCGGTACCGTTCCCGATGCGCACGATCCTCTGAAACGGCATGCTCCCACGATGCTGACGACCGATCTGGCGCTGCGGGCCGACCCTGCCTACGAAAAAATCTCGCGACGTTTTCACGAAAATCCCGACGAATTTGCGGATGCCTTTGCCCGTGCCTGGTTTAAACTGACCCACCGCGACATGGGACCCATCGAGCGTTACCTCGGCCCGGAAGTACCCACCGAGGAGCTGCTGTGGCAGGACCCCATTCCGGCCGTAACGCACGAACTGGTCAACGATCAGGACATCGCTGCGCTGAAGGAGACACTTCTGGCATCGGGTTTGACCGTATCGCAACTGGTGACGACGGCCTGGGCGTCGGCTTCTACCTACCGCAATTCCGACAAACGGGGTGGCGCCAACGGTGGTCGTCTACGGCTGGCTCCGCAGAAAGACTGGACCGTGAACAACCCGGCCGAGCTGGCCACCATCCTGGAAACTCTGGAACGTATCCAGCAGGATTTTAATGGAAGCCAGTCGAATGGCAAGCAGATCTCCCTCGCCGACCTGATCGTGCTGGGCGGATCGGCGGGTATTGAACAGGCGGCTAAGAATGCCGGTCATGAAGTAACGGTACCATTCACACCGGGTCGTGCCGATGCGTCGCAGGAACAGACGGACGTGCAGTCGTTCGACGCGCTGGAACCCAGCGCCGATGGTTTCCGCAACTACGTCGACGCCAAACACAAATCGGCCGCCGAAGAGATGCTGATCGACAAGGCGCAACTCCTGACGCTGACTATTCCGCAATTGACGGTGCTGGTAGGTGGTATGCGGGTGCTGAACACGAACTTCGACCACTCGAAGCATGGTGTCTTCACAAAGCGTCCCGAAGTCCTCACCAACGACTATTTCGTGAACCTGCTCGACATGGGTACCACCTGGCGGGCAACCTCGGATGCGCAAACCATTTTCGTGGGTAGCGACCGCCGGACGGGCGAGCCGAAGTGGACCGGTTCGCGTGTCGACCTGATCTTTGGCTCGAATTCGGAACTCCGCGCCGTTGCCGAAGTGTACGGCTGCAGCGATTCGCAGGAGAAGTTCGTACGTGATTTTGTTGCGGCCTGGACCAAGGTGATGAACCTGGGCCGTTTCGATCTGGCCTGA
- a CDS encoding OmpA family protein, producing MANFVADAQVHGHSIRGQRSRGIRGRFLFMLPLLLFLSCPSSAQDTKAKELYAQSIRLFGERKAGEAIPLMEQAIKQDPSFADAHLKLGQLYEFTKRFDAALDAYRAAIRLQPDSPASAAAYQSLSTILLRLGRYGEALPYLEKFQTLFAPQSAQHKRVARQIESARFGQEAVAHPQPVDPKPLSAVLQTTPSQYFPVLTPDEQTLVFTALKPEGDEDLMVATYNGESWSPPASLSPGINTNDNEGTASLSADGRLIVFTACQGRKGFGSCDLYLSRKTGADWSTPENLGPTVNTRYYESQPSLSADGRRLYFVSDRPGGQGRRDIWRSDLDAGGTWNEPVNIGSPINTPFNEASPFIHANGQSLFFASDGHVGLGGYDLFVADSLASTGQTIGWSTPTNLGYPINTSEDQASLFVAANGTRAYYSFEEQKDGVSQRSRLYVFDLPESLRERVKPVSFLKGVVADGRTKKPLSALVELIDLKTNQVVSRVHTDATTGQYTAVLPSGGEYALYVSTPGYLFKSMSFDFTQPIKGDRHAGTGIAMNVPLEPVTGGTSAKETLNNLFFESTRYDLADKSRTELDRIAAFMKSNPTVRIEIAGHTDDKGDAAANLLLSQKRAQAVVAYLTKAGVEPGRLQAIGYGKTRPAVPNTSDENRQLNRRIEWRVL from the coding sequence ATGGCAAATTTCGTTGCAGACGCACAAGTACATGGACATTCCATAAGGGGCCAGCGGAGTCGGGGTATCCGGGGTCGTTTCCTTTTTATGCTCCCGCTCCTTCTGTTTCTATCCTGCCCCTCCTCTGCTCAGGATACTAAAGCAAAGGAGTTATACGCGCAGTCTATCAGGCTCTTTGGGGAACGCAAGGCCGGGGAAGCCATTCCCTTGATGGAGCAGGCCATAAAGCAGGACCCCTCGTTTGCCGATGCACACCTAAAGCTTGGTCAGCTGTACGAGTTTACCAAACGTTTCGATGCTGCCCTCGATGCCTACCGGGCCGCCATTCGGCTGCAGCCCGACAGTCCCGCATCGGCAGCCGCTTACCAGTCCCTCAGTACCATTCTCCTGCGGCTGGGCCGCTACGGGGAAGCGCTCCCCTACCTCGAAAAATTTCAGACCCTTTTCGCTCCCCAGTCGGCGCAGCACAAACGGGTAGCCCGTCAGATTGAGTCAGCCCGTTTTGGGCAGGAAGCCGTGGCACACCCGCAGCCCGTTGACCCCAAACCGCTCTCAGCCGTCCTCCAGACGACCCCTTCGCAGTATTTCCCGGTCCTTACTCCCGACGAACAGACGCTGGTATTTACGGCACTCAAACCCGAAGGCGACGAGGACCTGATGGTGGCTACTTACAATGGCGAGAGCTGGTCCCCCCCCGCATCTCTGTCGCCCGGAATCAATACGAATGACAACGAAGGAACCGCTAGTCTCTCGGCCGATGGCCGTTTAATTGTGTTCACGGCCTGCCAGGGCCGTAAAGGCTTCGGCAGCTGCGACCTGTACCTGAGCCGCAAAACCGGTGCCGACTGGTCGACGCCCGAAAACCTGGGTCCCACGGTTAATACCCGCTACTACGAATCGCAGCCCTCGCTGTCGGCCGACGGCCGGCGGTTGTACTTCGTCTCAGACCGCCCGGGGGGCCAGGGCCGGCGGGATATCTGGCGCAGTGATCTTGACGCTGGCGGCACCTGGAACGAACCCGTCAACATTGGCAGCCCGATCAATACGCCCTTCAACGAAGCATCGCCGTTTATTCATGCCAACGGGCAAAGTCTGTTTTTTGCTTCGGACGGGCACGTGGGCCTGGGTGGTTACGATCTGTTTGTGGCCGACAGTCTGGCCTCGACCGGGCAAACCATCGGCTGGTCGACACCCACCAACTTAGGTTACCCCATTAACACCTCCGAAGATCAGGCATCGCTTTTCGTGGCTGCCAATGGCACCCGCGCGTATTACTCGTTCGAGGAGCAGAAAGACGGCGTCTCGCAACGCTCCCGGCTCTACGTCTTCGACCTGCCTGAATCATTACGTGAGCGGGTAAAACCGGTTAGTTTCCTGAAAGGGGTTGTTGCCGACGGCCGTACAAAAAAGCCCCTGTCGGCCCTGGTTGAACTCATTGACCTTAAAACCAATCAGGTCGTTTCGCGCGTCCATACCGACGCAACAACGGGCCAGTACACGGCGGTGCTTCCCAGCGGGGGTGAGTACGCTCTCTACGTGAGTACGCCGGGCTACCTCTTTAAAAGTATGTCGTTCGACTTCACCCAACCCATTAAAGGAGACCGCCATGCCGGAACGGGTATCGCTATGAACGTGCCACTGGAACCAGTTACCGGAGGTACGTCGGCTAAAGAAACGCTCAATAACCTGTTCTTTGAATCGACCCGCTACGATCTGGCCGACAAGTCACGCACCGAACTCGACCGGATTGCAGCTTTCATGAAAAGTAACCCGACGGTCCGTATCGAGATCGCAGGTCATACCGACGACAAAGGTGATGCGGCTGCCAACCTGCTTCTTTCCCAGAAACGGGCGCAGGCGGTAGTTGCCTACCTGACTAAAGCCGGTGTTGAGCCCGGTCGGCTGCAGGCTATCGGTTATGGCAAAACCCGCCCCGCCGTTCCTAACACCTCCGACGAAAACCGCCAGCTCAACCGGCGCATCGAATGGCGTGTTCTGTAA
- a CDS encoding 7-carboxy-7-deazaguanine synthase QueE has product MEAFYTIQGEGAQSGKAAYFIRLGGCDVGCHWCDVKESWDADAHPKRTVDEIVAGALQHPGRMAVITGGEPLMHDLTSLTRALQTAGFRTNIETSGVCQAVTGSWDWICFSPKKFKKPNPAIFEQANELKVIIYNASDFAFAESFVPHLRADCKLFLQTEWSRSNEMLPRIVDYVKDHPQWQISLQTHKYMDIP; this is encoded by the coding sequence ATGGAGGCTTTTTATACCATTCAGGGCGAAGGAGCCCAGTCGGGGAAGGCCGCCTATTTCATCCGGCTGGGGGGCTGCGATGTAGGCTGCCACTGGTGTGATGTCAAAGAATCGTGGGATGCCGACGCGCATCCGAAACGGACTGTCGACGAAATTGTGGCAGGGGCGCTTCAGCATCCGGGCCGGATGGCCGTCATCACGGGCGGGGAACCGCTCATGCACGACCTCACCAGCCTGACCCGCGCGCTGCAAACGGCGGGTTTTCGTACCAACATTGAAACGTCGGGCGTTTGTCAGGCCGTCACGGGTTCGTGGGACTGGATCTGCTTCTCGCCCAAGAAATTTAAGAAGCCCAATCCGGCCATTTTCGAACAGGCGAATGAGCTGAAAGTAATTATTTACAACGCGTCGGATTTCGCGTTTGCCGAGTCGTTCGTGCCCCACCTGCGCGCCGATTGCAAACTCTTTTTGCAAACCGAGTGGAGTCGTTCCAATGAAATGCTACCCCGCATCGTTGACTACGTTAAAGACCATCCACAATGGCAAATTTCGTTGCAGACGCACAAGTACATGGACATTCCATAA
- a CDS encoding spinster family MFS transporter — protein sequence MTTAPKPSLRYAWSVVFVLMLAYISSFIDRQILSLLVGPIKRDMHLTDTQVSLLMGLSFALFYTLLGIPIGRLADRANRRNIVVLGIAVWSLMTALGGIVKSYGQFFLVRVGVGVGEATLSPAAYSMLSDYFPTEKLATAISVYSAGIYLGSGFAVLIGAALVGLGNGPATVVLPVIGTVFSWQLVFVYIGLPGLLLALLVRLIKEPARRNMLMNAEGQARILSIADVFRLICQQRRAFFSVTLGITFVSLVAYASSAWVPTLFVRRFGWTAGQIGLLYGLVITVFSTSGILLGGRLADWFTRRGYANGKLRVGIIAAVGILLSSGVCLLSDPTVAIALFAIPSFFVAFPFGASSAAIQEIMPNQARALASAVYLLIINLIALGFGPTLVALLTDYVFRDEQAVHLSLACVMLGSSLLALASYAWGLGAVRATAPVEVTV from the coding sequence ATGACTACCGCGCCAAAACCATCCCTCCGCTACGCCTGGTCCGTTGTATTCGTCCTGATGCTGGCTTATATCTCGTCGTTCATCGATCGCCAGATCCTGAGCCTGCTCGTGGGACCCATCAAGCGTGATATGCACCTGACCGATACGCAGGTGAGCCTGCTGATGGGCCTTAGCTTTGCCCTGTTTTACACCCTGCTCGGCATTCCCATTGGCCGCCTGGCGGACCGTGCCAACCGCCGAAACATCGTGGTACTCGGCATTGCCGTGTGGAGTCTGATGACGGCCCTGGGAGGTATTGTAAAATCCTACGGTCAGTTCTTTCTCGTACGGGTAGGGGTCGGGGTTGGCGAGGCCACACTGTCGCCTGCGGCCTATTCCATGCTCAGTGATTATTTTCCGACAGAGAAGCTGGCGACGGCCATCAGCGTGTACTCCGCGGGTATTTATCTGGGGTCGGGCTTTGCCGTACTGATCGGGGCTGCCCTGGTTGGACTCGGCAATGGACCTGCTACGGTGGTCCTGCCCGTCATTGGAACGGTATTTTCGTGGCAGCTCGTCTTCGTGTACATTGGCCTGCCGGGGTTGCTGCTAGCGTTGCTCGTACGACTCATCAAGGAACCAGCCCGCCGGAATATGCTCATGAATGCGGAAGGGCAGGCCCGGATTCTATCCATTGCTGACGTATTTCGACTGATCTGTCAGCAACGGCGCGCTTTTTTCAGCGTTACGTTGGGCATCACCTTTGTGTCGCTCGTGGCCTACGCCAGTTCAGCCTGGGTACCCACCCTGTTCGTGCGCCGGTTTGGCTGGACAGCGGGGCAGATCGGGCTGCTTTATGGGTTGGTAATCACGGTTTTTTCGACCTCGGGTATTCTGCTGGGCGGGCGGTTGGCTGACTGGTTCACTCGACGTGGCTATGCCAACGGGAAATTACGCGTGGGTATCATAGCCGCCGTCGGTATACTGCTGAGTTCCGGCGTTTGTCTTTTGTCGGACCCGACCGTCGCGATTGCCCTGTTTGCGATTCCGAGTTTTTTTGTCGCCTTTCCGTTCGGGGCTTCGTCGGCGGCTATTCAGGAGATCATGCCCAACCAGGCACGGGCGCTGGCTTCGGCAGTGTACCTGCTCATCATAAACCTGATCGCCCTGGGTTTTGGCCCCACGCTCGTTGCTTTGCTGACCGATTACGTTTTCCGGGATGAACAGGCGGTGCATCTGTCGCTGGCCTGTGTCATGCTGGGTAGCAGTCTGCTGGCGCTGGCCAGTTACGCCTGGGGACTGGGGGCCGTCCGGGCGACTGCTCCGGTTGAGGTGACGGTTTGA